The sequence TCACCGACGCCGAATTGCAGGCGATCTCCGACCGGGTCGTCGCCGCGGCGGCCAAGCTCGGCGCGCGGCTGCGGGGGTAGGCCGACGGAGATCGCAGGGGCTACAACTCCCCGCGCACCTGGCCGTGGGCGAGGACGGCGAACAGCCCCGTCCCGCCGATGATGTTGCCCACCAGCGCGGGCAGGATGAAGCCGAACACTGCCCAGCCGAGCGAAGCGCGGCCGCTCAGCCACAGCAGCCATGCCTCGGCCGAGCCGGCGACGACGTGGCTGAAGCCGCCGATCGCGATCACGTAGGTGATCGCCGTCACGATCCAGAATTCGCTGGAGCGCGCGCTCGGCAGGATCCACGCGATCGCGCCGACGAGGAAGCCCGAGGGCACGCCCAGCAGCAACGTCGTGCCGGCATCGTGCGCGAGCAGCTTGGACGCCAGCGCCAGCGCTGCCTCGCGCTGTTCGGGCGACAGGATCACGTCGTGCGCCATCAGCACCGCCACGAACAACGTACCGAGCATGTTGCCCGCGAACACGATCGCCCACAGCCGCAGCAGCCGCCCGAAATTGCGCGCGGTGGGATGCGACGCGAGCGGCAGCACGGCGGTCACGGTGTTCTCGGTGAACAGCTGAAGGTTGCCGAGGATCACGATCACGAAGCCGATCGAATAGCCGAAGCTGCTGACCAGCTCGAACGCCGGCGTCGCGGGCAGGCGCATGCTCAGGAAGCTTTCGGCCAGCACCGAGACCGATATTGCGAGGCCCGCCGCGAAGGCGGAGAACAACAACGACGCGAGCGGCCGGCTGAGCTCGTCATTGCCCTGCAGGCGGATCGCCTCGTGCACGACGCGCGCGGAGCCGGCTTTCATCCCGGCGACGGTCTCCACTTCCTCCTGCGACAAATGGCGGGAGGGTGCGGCCTCTTCTTCGATCCGGGGGTCTTCGGCGTCCATTGGCGCTCCTTCCGGGGGGTCGAACCCCCCGTCACCACCGACGTTCCGACCATTGCGCGCGGACAACGCCACGGGTAGATGCGCGCCATCTTCCCCATCCTCGAATACGGAGACCGCTCGGCCATGACGACCGAACGCACCTTTTCCATCATCAAGCCCGATGCCACGCGCCGCAACCTGACCGGCGCCGTCACCAAGATGCTCGAGGAGGCCGGCCTGCGCGTCGTCGCGTCCAAGCGCATCCACATGACGAAGGAGCAGGCCGAGGGCTTCTACGCCGTCCACAGCGAGCGGCCCTTCTTCAACGATCTCGTCGCCTTCATGATCTCCGGACCGGTGGTCGTGCAGGTGCTGGAGGGCGAAGATGCCGTCGCCGCCAACCGCAAGGTGATGGGCGCGACCAACCCCGCCAATGCCGACGCAGGCACGATCCGCAAGGAACTGGCGGAGTCGATCGAAGCGAACTCGGTCCACGGCTCGGACAGCGCCGAGAATGCCAAGATCGAGATCGACTATTTCTTCAAGCCGGAAGAGATCGTCGGCTGACGTCCCGCGTCCTCGGCTGAGCCTTTGTTGCCGGTCGCGCGTTGCATCGACGCGCGGCCGGTACGGCGCCGCCATCTAGAGGACGACCATGAAGATCATCACCACCGCCGTCATGCTGGGTGCACTCGCCCTCGGCGGCGCCGCCGCGGCGCAGAACCCGATCAATGCGCGCCAGCTCAACCAGGAGCGTCGGATCGATGCCGGCGTGCGCTCGGGCAAGCTGACCAACAACGAGGCGGGGCGTCTGCACGCCCAGCAGCGCTCGATCCGGCACGAATCGGATGCGATGCGCGCTGCCAATGGCGGCCACCTGAGCCGCGGCGACAAGGCAGCGCTCCACGCGCGCCAGCACCGCGCCGACCGCAACATCATCCGCAAGAAGTATAACCGCGCCCACCGCCCGGGCTGAATCCCGCCCGTCACCCCGGCCGGCGCCGGGGTGACGGGTAGAGGAGGGCGCGCTAAGCACGGCCCCTTCCGCAGGAACGCGGGGGTGCGGGGGCGCAATGAACCACAGGCTGCTCGAACGGCTGGTCTTCTTTTCCGACGCGGTGTTCGCGATCGTCATCACCCTGCTGGTGATCGAGATCGACGCGCCGCGCATCCCGCTCGGCCCCGATGCCACGCATGCGGCGTGGGAAGCGCTCGGCGAGCGGCTGCCGAAGTTCGTCGGCTTCGTGCTCAGCTTTTGGGTGGTGGGGTCGTTCTGGGCGCTGCATCATCGCGCCTTCGGGCTGGTCGAGGGGCATGATCGCGCCTTCCTCTGGCCGAACTTGTTGCTGCTGATGGCGATCGCGTTCGTGCCCTTCTCGACCGCCTTCATGAGCGAGAATATGGGGCAGACCGTCCCGCATCTCTTCTACCTGCTCACCCTGCTCGCGGCGGCGCTGCTGCAGGCGCGGCTGATCTATCGCGTGCTGCGGCCCGAACATGCGGCCGCGGGCGTGGCGGCCGAGGAACTGCTGATCGTGCGCCGTCGCGTCTGGGCGCTGCCGGCGGCGGTCGTGATCGCATTGCTGCTGGTGCCGCTGTCGCCGGGCCTCGCCAACACGACCTTGTTCGCCGTGCCACTGCTGGCGCGACTGATGCCGCGCCTGCGCTTCATCGGCTGACGGTCACTTCTCCGCTGCGTGCGGCAGCGCTGTCTTCCACAGCGCATCGACCCGTTTCTGCCCGGCGGCCTCACTCGTCACCGCTTCCTCGCGCGACAGGCCGCGCAACCGCACGCTGGTGCCGCCGATGAAGCTGTGGTCGGTCGCATAGCCCAGCTGGTAGACGGCGCGGTCGACATGCGGATCGCCGTCGGCAAGGTAGCGGGTGACGATCAGCACCGGCATGTGCGCGTCGCCCGGCGTCTTGTCGGCCGCGCCCGCATCCTTGCGCGCGCGTATCAGCGCCCCCTCGAACCAGCCGCGCTCGATCCGCGCGTCGCTGGTCGTCTCGGCCGAGGCCAAGCCGAGCGCGCTGGGAAAGGCGATCGTCTGGCCCTGGATGGCCTGCGCGTCGGATCGCGGCGTCAGCGACAGCAGATGCCCCTGCGCATCGGCGGTGGCCTTCAGCACCAGGATCACCGCGCGCCGTGCTGCATCGCGGTTGTCCGCGCCGCGCTGCACCTCGGCATTGGTGCGCTCGCGATAGCCGTTCCAGAAGGTCAGGGCCGAGATCACCACCGCGACGATCGCCAGCAGTTCGGCGAGCGTGATCCAGCGGATACGGCGTTGGCGCGGGTCGCTCACAGGGTCTCCACCAGTTTCTTGGGCGCGATCATATGCCAGCTTTGTGCGACCCGTGTGGCGATCAACTCCCAGTCGGTCGCGGGTAGGTCGGTGCGGATGGCGATCCACCCGGCATGCGCCATGTAGGCTGGGCGGAAGAAGAGGTCGGCGTCGCGCGCGACGAGCATGTCCTGCTCGTCCGCGCCGCTGGTCTTGACCAGCACGGCGCTGCGGCCGTCGCGATGATGGTCGTGCGTGTACCAGGCGAAGGTCTTGCCCTTCTCCACGAAGAAGACCGGCATACCGTGCGACAGTTTCTCCGCCGTGCGCGGGAAGGCGAAGGCGATCGCGCGCAGCCGCGCGACATCGGCTTCCGGGTCGGGGCTCATGCGCCGCGGCTGCGGATCAGCTCCGCCAGCGCCGCCGGATAGAGCATATGCTCCTCGATCAGGACGCGCCGCGCCAGCGCCTCGGCATCGTCCCCCTCGAGGATCGGCACCTCGGCCTGCGCGAGGACGGGGCCGCCGTCGAGCGCCGCCGTCACGAGATGCACGCTCGCGCCATGGCGCGTGTCGCCCGCATCCAGCGCGCGCTGGTGCGTGTCGAGCCCGCGATAGAGCGGCAGCAGCGAGGGGTGGATGTTGACGATCCGCCCGTCCCACCGCGCCACGAAATCGGGGGACAGCACGCGCATGAAACCCGCGAGTGCCACATAGTCGACGCCCGCATCGCGCAGCGCACCGTCGATGAGCGCCTCGAACTCGGCTTTCGTCAGGCCGACATGGCTGTGCGCGAACTGGGGAATGCCCTCGGCGGCGGCGAAGGCGAGGCCATCGGCATCCGCCACGTTGGAGATGATCAGCACGACCTCGTAGGGGCAGGCGGGATCGCGCGTCGCCTCGATCAGGGCCGCCATGTTCGATCCGCGGCCCGAGATGAGGATGCCGACGCGCGCTCTAGGCATTGTGCGTGGCGCTCCACGGCGTCCGCGCGCTCCACGCCTCGGCCGATCCGCGCACGGTGCAGCCGCGCGGGCCTGCGCCGATCGCGCCGATGCGGAACACCGTCTCGTCCGCGGCTTCCAGCGCGGCTGTCACCGCGTCGACCTCGTCGGGGCGCACGGCGGCGACCATGCCAACGCCGCAGTTGAAGGTGCGCGCCATCTCGCCGGGCTCGATATTGCCCTGCGCCTGCAGGAACGCCATCAGGCGGGGCTGCGGCCAGGAAGCGGCGTCGATCGTGGCGTGGAGCCCGTCGGGCAGCACGCGCGGCACATTCTCCAGCAGGCCGCCGCCGGTGATATGGGCGAGCGCCGAAACCTTGCCGGCGCGCACCAGCGGCAGCAGCGCGCGCACATAGATGCGCGTCGGCTCCATCAGCCAGTCGATCAGCAGCCGCTCGGGATCGAACAAAGCCGGGCGGTCGAGCTTCCACCCTTTGTCCGCGGCGAGGCGACGAACGAGCGAATAGCCGTTGGAATGCACGCCCGACGAGGCGAGGCCAAGCAGCACGTCGCCCTCGCGCACCTTGGTGCCGGTCAGCGCCTGCGCGCGCTCGACCGCGCCGACCGCGAAGCCGGCGAGATCGTAATCGCCCGCGGCATACATGCCCGGCATCTCGGCGGTCTCGCCGCCGATCAGCGCGCAGCCGGCGATACGGCAGCCGTCGGCGATGCCGGTGATCACCTGGCGCGCGGTATCGCCCACCAGCGTGCCCGTCGCGAAATAATCGAGGAAGAACAACGGCTCGGCGCCCTGCACGATCAGGTCGTTGACGCACATCGCGACCAGATCGATGCCGACCGTATCGTGGCGATTGCTGTCGATCGCCAGCTTCAGCTTGGTGCCGACGCCGTCATTGGCGGCGACCAGCAGCGGATCGTCATAGCCCGCCGCCTTCAGGTCGAAGAAGCCGCCGAAGCCGCCAATCTCGGCATCGGCGCCGGGTCGGCGGGTGGCGCGCACCAACGGCTTGATCGCGTCGACCAGCGCGTTGCCCGCGGCGATCGAGACGCCGGCTTTGGCGTAGCTATAAGGTTCGTCGCTCATGTCAGCCTAGGCGCCTATCCATATCGCGCTTGGATTTCCACCGCCGTTTCGCCACAAGGCAGCGCGTGACGCCCACCCGCCGCATCTCGCTTGCCCTCGGTTCGATCGCGGGGCTCGGCCTCGCGGCGCTGGCTTATGCCCAGATCGAGGGCAAGGATCGCGGCGTGCCGGCGATCGACAGCTCCGCCAATTACGAGGTGGGCGGCGTCGCTGTCGACACGTCGGCCAAGACCGCCGATCTCGCGCGCATGTTCGGCTGGCGGCTGGCGGAACGGCGCGGCTTCCGCATGTTGTGGGCCAAGGTGCGCAACGCGCCCATCGATCAGGCGCCCAATCTGTCCGACGGCCAGCTCGACGCGATCGTCGCCGGTGTGTCGGTCGAGGACGAGCAGATCGGCCCGACCCGCTACATCGCGCATCTGGGCGTGCTGTTCGATCGCGTGCGCGCCGGCCCGCTGCTGGGCGTGGCGGAGGCGGGCGAGCGATCGGTGCCGATGCTAGTCGTGCCCGTGATGTGGTCGGGCGGGGCGCCGCAGAGCTTCGAACATCGCACCGAATGGCAGAAGGCGTGGGCGCGCTTCCGCTCCGGCGGCAGCCCGATCGATTATGTGCGGCCCGACGGATCGGGGATCGATCCCCTCGTGCTCAACATGGCGCAGGTCGGGCGGCCGGGGCGCGGCCAGTGGCGCAGCATCCTCGATCGCTATGGCGCGTCGGACATCGTTTCGCCGGTGGTGCAGATCGTCCGCCGCTATCCGGGCGGCCCGATCGAGGCGCATTTTATCGCGCTGCACGGCGCGGATGCCGAGGTGATCGCGCGCTTCGACCTGACCGCGACCGACGGCGACGCCTTGCCCAAATTGCTGGACGAGGGCGTGCGGCGAATCGATGATGCCTATGCGCAGGCGCTGCGCGACGGACGGCTGCACGGCGATTCGTCGCTCAGTGCGGTGCCGGCGGCGGTGCCCGAATTGCCCGAGGAGGCGCCGGTCGCCGACGCGCAGCCGGCGGCGGCCTTGCCGGGGGCGACCTCCACCTTCCTGCTGCAGGTCGATACGCCCGACGATCCGGCGTTGTTGCAGGTTCAGGGCGTGCTGCGTGGGATACCGGGGGTGCGCACGGTCAATGTCGACAGCGTGGCGCTGGGCGGCGTTTCGGTGATGCGGGTGGCTTATGACGGCGCGCCCGATGCCTTCCGCACCGCGCTGGGGGCGGCGGGCTATCAGGCCGAGGATTCGGGCGGCGGGCTGCGCATCCGACGGGGTACGCCGCGGTGAGCCAGATCGCGCTCCCGCTCGACTGGCCGGCGGGGGCGCAGGAACGCGACTATATCGTCTCCGACGCCAACCAGGCGCTCGTCCGCCATTTCGAGCATTGGTCGCTGTGGCCGGTGATGGCGACGGTGCTGACCGGTCCGCGCAAATCGGGCCGCTCGCTGCTCGGCCGCATCTACGCCGCCAAGAGTGGCGGCGAGTTGATCGACGATGCCGAGCGAAGCGACGAGGAGGCGTTGTTCCACGCCTGGAACCGGGCACAGGAACGACGGCGACCGCTGATCGTGATCGCCGATGCGCCGCCGCCCACATGGCGTATCCGCCTGCCCGATCTGCGCTCACGCCTCGCCGCCAGCCCGCATGTCCGCATCGCCGAGCCCGACGACGCGCTCGCCGCGGCTTTGATCGAGAAGCTCTGCCATGCGCGCGGGCTGGCGGCGCCGCCCGAGCTGGTGCGCTACCTCGTGCCGCGGATCGAGCGTTCCTATCTGGGCGTGACGCGCGCGGTGGATGCGCTCGATTCATTGGCATTCGAGCGACGCCAGCGGTTGACCGTGCCGCTGGCGCGGCGTGCGCTCGCCGCCGTCGGAGTCATCGACGAGTCACGGAGCGAAGAGTAGGATCGTGGCCATGGATCAAGTCAGCACCGAAGCCGAAGTCGCGGAACCGCTCGTCGCCGACAGCCCCAACGTCCAGATCGCGCCCAGGGATCGCTACTTCAACCGCGAACTGTCGTGGATCGCGTTCAACGAGCGCGTGCTGGACGAGGCGTGCAACCCCGCCCATCCGCTGCTGGAGCGGGTGCGCTTCCTGTCGATCTCGGGCAACAATCTCGACGAATTTTTCATGGTCCGCGTCGCCGGCCTCAAGGGCCAGCAGGTCGAGGGGATCGAGGATCGCTCGCCCGACGGGCTCACCGCCAGCCAGCAGCTGACCGCGATCGCCGCGCGGGCCGACCATCTGACCGACGTCCAGCAGGAGGTGTGGCTCAGCCTGCGCGCGCAACTGGCCGATGCGGGTATCGAAGTGCTGGGCGACGACGACATTGTCGGCGAGCGCGCCGAATGGTGCGAGAAGCATTTCCGCGAGCAGATCTTCCCGATCCTGACGCCGCAAGCGCTCGATCCGGCGCATCCCTTCCCGTTCATCCCGAACAAGGGCTTCACGCTGCTGTTCGATCTCCGCCGTCTGTCGGACGGCGAGGTGACGCGCGAGCTCATCATGCTGCCGACGACGCTGAAGCGCTTCGTGCGCCTGCCGGGCGTCCACGCCTGCTACGTCGCGGCAGAGACGCTTATCCGCCGCTTCACCAACATCCTGTTCCCCGGTTATGCGGTGAAGGGCGACGGCGCCTTCCGCGTGATCCGCGACAGCGACCTCGAGGTCGAGGAAGAGGCGGAGGATCTCGTTCTCTACTTCAAGTCGGCGATCAAGCGCCGCCGCCGCGGCCGCATCATCCGGCTCGAGCCGCGCCCCGACATGCCCGAGGCGCTGAAGGCGCTGGTGGTGGAGGAGATTGGCGACGCCGAAGAGGTGATCGTCGACACGCAGGAATTGCTGGGCGTCGCCGATCTCGCCGACTTGGTCGACGAGGATCGGCCGGACCTGAAGTTCACGCCGTTCACCGCGCGCTTTCCGGAGCGGATCCGCGAGCATGGCGGCGACTGTTTCGCGGCGATCCGCTCGAAGGACATCGTCGTCCATCACCCGTACGAATCGTTCGACGTCGTCATCGCCTTCCTCAAGCAGGCGGCGACCGACCCGGACGTGGTGGCGATCAAGCAGACGCTCTATCGCGCAGGCAAGCAATCGGCGGTGATCCGCGCGCTGATCGACGCTGCCGAGGCGGGCAAGTCGGTGACCGCGGTGGTCGAGCTGAAGGCGCGGTTCGACGAGGAGCAGAACATCAACTGGGCTTCGCAGCTCGAGCGTGCGGGCGTGCAGGTGGTATACGGCTTCATCGACTGGAAGACGCACGCCAAGGTGTCGATGGTCGTGCGGCGCGAGGGCGAGCAGTTCCGCACCTACTGCCATTTCGGCACGGGCAATTATCACCCGATCACGGCGCGCATCTATACCGACCTGAGCTTCTTCACCGCTGATCCCCGCGCGGGGCGCGATGCGGCGCAATTGTTCAACTACGTCACCGGCTATGTCGAGCCGCAGGCGCTGGAGCTGCTGACGCTCTCGCCGCATGGCTTGCGCGAAAAGCTGTCGGACATGATCGACGCCGAGATCGACCATGCCCGCGCCGGGCGCGAGGCGGCGATCTGGGCCAAGGTCAACAGCCTCGTCGATCCGCAGATCATCGAGAAGCTCTACCGCGCGAGCGCGGCGGGGGTGCAGATCGATCTGGTCGTGCGTGGCATCTGCTGCCTGCGGCCCGGCGTGGCCGGGCTATCCGAGAATATCCGGGTCAAGTCGGTGGTCGGCCGCTTCCTCGAGCATAGCCGCATCATGTGCTTCGGCAACGGCGCGGCGCTGCCCAACGCGGATGCCAAGGTGTTCATTTCCTCGGCAGACTGGATGCCGCGCAATTTCGACCGCCGGGTCGAATATCTCATGCCGATCGAGAATCCGACCGTGCATGCGCAGATTCTCGATCAGGTGATGGTCGCCAATCTGATCGACGACGAGCAGAGCTGGCGGCTCAACTCCGACGGCACCTACGAGCGGATCGAGCCGGGCAAGCGCCCCTTCAACCTGCACCGCTACTTCATGACCAACCCGTCGCTGTCGGGGCGCGGCGCGGCGTTGAAGCATTCGGGCTCGGTGCCGACGCTGACGCTGCGGCGAACCTGATCGGCCACGCCTTCCGGCGTGGTCGAGCCACTCCGGCGCCGATCTGCCGGGGCAGATGCTATCCGATTACCGGCCCGGCCAGAGCTGCAGGCTGGTGTCGATCAGGCGGCGCAGGTCGCTGGCCGAGGCGCCGGCACCGGCTTGCACGGTAAGGCCCTGCAGCACCGCGAACAGCAGGTGGGCCAGGCCTTTCGGTTCGATGTTGGCAGGCAAGTCGCCAGCCAGCTGCGCTTGCTCGAATCGCGCGACCAATGCCCGCTCCGTCGAGGCGCGGCGTGCGATCACCTCTTCCTTGATCGAGGCCGCATGCTCGCTGCAGCCGATCGACGCCATCACGCCGAGGCAACCCTTGGGGTCGCAGCTGTTGGTCTGGATCGCGAGCGCGCCCTCCAGCAGCCGCTCCGCCACGCCGCGCGCGGTCGGCGCTTCCAGCGCCTGCCCGACATAAGCCAGTTTCTCACGCTCGTAGAGGTCGAGTGCCTTGCGGAACAAGGCTTCCTTGTTGCCGAACGCGGCGTACAGGCTGGGACGCGTGATGCCCATCGCCTCGGTCAGGTCGGTCATCGACGCGCCGTCGAACCCCTTGGTCCAGAAGACACGCAACGCCGCCGTGAGGGCCAGATCGACGCAAAACTCGCGCGGTCGACCTTTCGTGGGCAAAACTAGGGCATTTTCCATAACGCTCGGTATATAAGGCGGCTTGGAAATTCGTCCAGTCCGAAAGAAGCTTAACGGTCTCGATTGTTCGGGGCGCCGCGCGGCGGCAATGTGAACGCGAAGCGCGCGCCGCCGGTCGCGCGATTTCCGACCGACAGGCGGCTGTGATGCGCCGCGAGCACGCGCTCGACGATCGACAGGCCGATGCCGGCGCCATCCGATCGCGCCCGATCGCCGCGCCAGAAGCGGTGCGTGACCGACGCAAGGCTGGCGGTGGCGATCCCCGGCCCGTCATCCTCGACGCGCAGCGTGCCATCGGCCTCCACGGTCACCTCGATATGGGTGGCGGGCGGTGTGTGGCGCGCGGCATTGTCGATCAGATTGGCGAGCGCGAGGCCGATCAGCGGCGCGCGTCCTTCGACCATCACCGGCCGCTCGCCCCCTACGAGCGCGATCGTGCGGCCACCCGCATAGATTCCCGGCGCCGCCTCTTCCACCGCGCCGCGCGCGGCGGCGGCAAGGTCGAACCGCTCGCGCGGGCCGATGTCGAGCCGTTCGAGCGAGGCGAGATCGAGCAATTGCGCGATCACGTGCGCCGCGCGGTCGAGCGTCGCCCGCATCCCCGCCGCCGCGTCGCGATCGACAAGCGCGTCGAGCCGCAGCCGCAGCGAGGCGAGCGGCGTGCGCAACTCGTGCGCGACATCGGCGACGAATTCGCCCTGGGTCTGAAAACCCTGCTGCAGGCGATCGAGCGCATGGTTGGTCGCGGCGGCGAGCGGCACGATCTCCGTCGGCAGGTCGCGCGCATCGAGCCGCACGTCGAGCCGGGCCGGCCCGATCGTGGCGGCACGGATCGAAACGGCGCGGACGCGCTGGGTCAACAGCCGGATCAGCGCGAGGTTGGCGAATGGCAGCAGCGCCAGCAGCGGGAGCAGCACCCACAGGAAGCGGTGCAGGAAGGCGCGCACCACATCGTCGGTCAGCACCTCGGGATCGTTGATGTCCTGCGAGACGATCACGCGCGCCTGGCGTCCGCCGAGCGTCATGGCCCGCACCAGCCCGCGATCGCCTTCATTGTTGAAAAAGGCGGGCGCGGCGGCGTGCAACGCAGCATCGCGCGTCGCCGGGCGGAAGCGCGGGCTGGCGATCGCGACCGCACCCCCTTCATCCAGCACGGCGAAGGCGCGGCCCGCCTGCCCGGCGGTGTAGAGCGCATCCTGCACCGGGTCCGGCGCGATGTGCCAGCCGGCGGCGTCGGCGCGCAGCCGCCGCTCGATCGCCGTCGCCTGATGTTCGAGCAACTGGCGCTGATAGGCCCCGGCGGTCGCGCGCAATTCCCGCGCGATCGCGATGGGCAGGGTCAGCGCGAAGGCAAGGATCGTCACGCAGTGGACCAGCGCGATCTGGCCGAACAGCGAGCGTGGCGGCCGCAGCCTCATGCCTCCGCGCGCAGCATGTAGCCGACGCCGCGCACCGTCTCGATCCGCAGGCCCGCGTCGAGCTTCTCGATCCGCCGGCGCAGGCGGTGGACATAGACCTCGATCGCGTTCGAGCCGAGCCCGTCGTCGAGCCCGAACAACTGATCCTCGGCGATACGCTTCAGCACGACGCGCCCGGCGCGGCGCAGGAGCAGCTCGAGCAACTCGATCTCGCGCGCCGACAGTGCCACGCCCTGGCCGGCGACCGTCACCTCGCGGGTCGAAGGGTCGAGCGTCAGCCGCCCCAGCGAGAGCGTGCGTCCCGAATAGCCGTCGCGCCGGCGCAGCACCGCCTCCAGCCGCGCCTGCAGCTCGTCCATGTCGAAAGGCTTGACCAGATAATCGTCGGCCCCGGCGTTGAGCCCGGCGATCCGCTGCTGGACGTCGCCGCGCGCCGTCAGGATCAGCACCGGCACCGCATCACCGCGCGCGCGCGTCTTGCGCAGCAGCTCGAGCCCGTCGCCGTCGGGCAAGCCAAGGTCGAGGATCGCTGCCGCATAGAATGCGGCTTCCAGCATCAGCGCGGCATCGCCGGCGCTCTGGGCGCGGTCGCTCGCCACGCCGCGTCGGGCGAAACCATCGGCAAGTGCCTGTGCGATCTCGAAATCGTCCTCGACGATCAACAGCCGCATGCGGAGCCTGTCATGCCGTGACGTTTGTTGTAAGCACTCTGTAAGACCGCGCCCCTAGAGATCACCTTCCCCTCCGGATAGCCGCTGCACCCATCATGATGGAACATTCGCCTCCTGACGCGCTGCCGGCGACGCGCCGTATGCCGTCGTCCGCGCAATATCGGCTGCTCGCCCTCGCTTTGCTAGCGGTGGTGGCGCTGTTCGCCGTGATCGCGCTGATCCGCTGGGCGACGGCCACGCCGCCGCCGCCGGTCGAGACCACCCCGCCGGGCACCTTCCGTCCGACCGCCGAGCAGCGCGCCACGTTCGCGATCAAGACCGTCGGCAACGGCGATGCGATGGACGTGATCGGC is a genomic window of Sphingomonas nostoxanthinifaciens containing:
- a CDS encoding response regulator, whose protein sequence is MRLLIVEDDFEIAQALADGFARRGVASDRAQSAGDAALMLEAAFYAAAILDLGLPDGDGLELLRKTRARGDAVPVLILTARGDVQQRIAGLNAGADDYLVKPFDMDELQARLEAVLRRRDGYSGRTLSLGRLTLDPSTREVTVAGQGVALSAREIELLELLLRRAGRVVLKRIAEDQLFGLDDGLGSNAIEVYVHRLRRRIEKLDAGLRIETVRGVGYMLRAEA
- a CDS encoding sensor histidine kinase, whose translation is MRLRPPRSLFGQIALVHCVTILAFALTLPIAIARELRATAGAYQRQLLEHQATAIERRLRADAAGWHIAPDPVQDALYTAGQAGRAFAVLDEGGAVAIASPRFRPATRDAALHAAAPAFFNNEGDRGLVRAMTLGGRQARVIVSQDINDPEVLTDDVVRAFLHRFLWVLLPLLALLPFANLALIRLLTQRVRAVSIRAATIGPARLDVRLDARDLPTEIVPLAAATNHALDRLQQGFQTQGEFVADVAHELRTPLASLRLRLDALVDRDAAAGMRATLDRAAHVIAQLLDLASLERLDIGPRERFDLAAAARGAVEEAAPGIYAGGRTIALVGGERPVMVEGRAPLIGLALANLIDNAARHTPPATHIEVTVEADGTLRVEDDGPGIATASLASVTHRFWRGDRARSDGAGIGLSIVERVLAAHHSRLSVGNRATGGARFAFTLPPRGAPNNRDR